From Methanocalculus natronophilus:
ATAGTCGATATATTCTTCAATAGCTTGGATAAGATCTTTTTCATTTTCAAATTCATTTTCTTTACCATACCACATTTCGACTTTCATTCTACCAAAAAGTTTTCTGTTGGAGAATTATCTAAACAGTTACCTTTTCTACTCATTGATTGAATGATACTGATTTTACTAAGTTCACTTTGATATCTTGAGTTTTGATACTGCACTCCTTGATCAGACTGGATCATCATTCCTGCTAAAAAATTCGCATGATGTTTT
This genomic window contains:
- a CDS encoding IS3 family transposase; its protein translation is MKVEMWYGKENEFENEKDLIQAIEEYIDYYNNVRIVTKYRMSPIEYRNSMI
- a CDS encoding DDE-type integrase/transposase/recombinase, with protein sequence VYFSPIIDFNSREVLSYAVGTDAKMDKITQMLNQLKKHHANFLAGMMIQSDQGVQYQNSRYQSELSKISIIQSMSRKGNCLDNSPTENFLVE